One region of Marivirga arenosa genomic DNA includes:
- a CDS encoding cell division protein FtsX: MSKEKKYRKKKKLGHYPFVSVILSMTLALFILGLFALLITTTSSLTKVIQQNVEMQVYLNSNLSEPQQLRISKSLASKAYILKGEDIESVRFISKKEAAEKFIEDTGEDFMEFLGDNPLKDAYIVKISSDFHSSEKMLEVQKDIEKINGVFEVIYTNNMVQSINENITKISIVLLSISILLFIVIGILINNTIKLALFSQRFLIRSMQLVGATKGFIRKPFIYRSILHGIVSATIAAALLYGLLAYGSEQLEGLAELQNQQMQLIIFGGLILTGIIIATFSTYRAMQKYMAMSLDELY, from the coding sequence ATGAGCAAAGAAAAAAAATATAGAAAGAAGAAAAAGCTTGGGCACTATCCTTTTGTAAGCGTCATATTAAGTATGACGCTTGCCTTATTTATTCTAGGTTTATTCGCACTTTTAATTACCACCACTTCCTCTCTAACAAAAGTGATTCAGCAAAATGTGGAGATGCAAGTATATTTAAATTCAAATTTATCTGAACCGCAACAGTTAAGGATAAGTAAATCATTAGCTTCAAAAGCTTATATTCTTAAGGGAGAAGATATTGAATCAGTGAGATTTATTTCCAAAAAAGAAGCTGCTGAAAAATTTATTGAAGATACTGGTGAAGACTTCATGGAATTCTTGGGTGATAACCCTCTAAAAGATGCGTATATCGTTAAAATCTCATCAGATTTTCATTCTTCTGAAAAAATGCTTGAAGTACAAAAAGACATAGAGAAAATTAACGGTGTTTTTGAGGTTATTTACACCAATAACATGGTACAAAGTATCAATGAAAACATCACAAAAATTAGTATTGTGCTATTAAGTATCTCAATCTTACTATTTATTGTGATCGGTATTTTGATTAACAATACAATAAAATTAGCATTGTTTTCACAAAGATTTTTAATAAGAAGTATGCAACTTGTGGGCGCAACTAAAGGTTTTATCAGAAAACCATTTATTTATCGTTCCATTTTACATGGAATAGTTTCTGCCACAATTGCTGCAGCTTTATTGTATGGATTATTAGCATATGGTAGCGAGCAATTGGAAGGTTTAGCAGAATTACAAAACCAACAAATGCAATTGATAATTTTTGGTGGATTAATTTTAACCGGTATTATCATTGCAACTTTTAGTACTTACAGAGCCATGCAAAAATATATGGCAATGTCTTTAGATGAATTATATTAA
- a CDS encoding DUF3098 domain-containing protein yields MSEKKKLAFGKSNYILMIAGILTLITGFIIMTLDSEQYGFGFLGLTLGPIIVFIGFIVEIFAILKRPKH; encoded by the coding sequence ATGTCAGAGAAAAAGAAACTAGCATTTGGTAAAAGCAATTATATTTTAATGATTGCTGGAATTTTAACTCTTATCACAGGATTTATCATTATGACATTAGATTCCGAACAATATGGTTTTGGATTTCTTGGTCTTACATTAGGTCCTATAATCGTTTTTATAGGTTTCATAGTAGAAATATTTGCAATTCTTAAGCGACCTAAACACTAA